A genomic stretch from Arthrobacter sp. KBS0702 includes:
- the ahcY gene encoding adenosylhomocysteinase, protein MTFDYKIADISLAEAGRHQIRLAEHEMPGLMSLREEFGASQPLKGARIAGSLHMTVQTAVLIETLTALGAEVRWASCNIFSTQDEAAAAVVVGRGTVEDPKGVPVFAWKGETLEEYWWTAEQILTWPGADSNPELGPNMILDDGGDATMLVHKGAEFEALGAVPATGDDESEEGRVFLSVLRASLEKNPQKWTRIGSRLLGVTEETTTGVHRLYQLAEQGKLLFPAINVNDSVTKSKFDNKYGIRHSLPDGINRATDVLMGGKVAVVCGYGDVGKGAAEAFRGQGSRVIVTEIDPICALQAAMDGYQVAKLENVLAEGHIFITTTGNKDVIMAEHMAGMRDKAIVGNIGHFDNEIDMAGLARIPGIKKVEIKPQVHEWVFEADPATGKDSRSIIVLSEGRLLNLGNATGHPSFVMSNSFANQTIAQIELFTKAAQPEGEREYEKQVYVLPKILDEKVARLHLDALGAELTELTKEQAEYLDLDAAGPYKPEHYRY, encoded by the coding sequence ATGACCTTCGACTACAAAATTGCCGACATCTCCCTGGCCGAGGCCGGCCGGCACCAGATCCGCCTCGCGGAGCACGAAATGCCCGGCCTGATGTCCCTGCGCGAGGAATTCGGTGCGAGCCAGCCGCTCAAGGGCGCCCGGATCGCCGGTTCGCTGCACATGACCGTCCAGACGGCCGTGCTGATCGAGACGCTCACCGCCCTGGGCGCCGAGGTCCGCTGGGCCTCCTGCAACATCTTCTCCACTCAGGACGAGGCCGCCGCCGCCGTCGTGGTCGGCCGGGGCACGGTCGAGGACCCGAAGGGTGTTCCGGTGTTCGCCTGGAAGGGCGAGACGCTCGAAGAGTACTGGTGGACGGCCGAACAGATCCTGACCTGGCCCGGTGCGGACAGCAACCCGGAGCTGGGCCCGAACATGATCCTCGACGACGGCGGCGACGCCACCATGCTGGTGCACAAGGGCGCCGAGTTCGAGGCCCTGGGCGCCGTTCCCGCAACGGGCGACGACGAGTCCGAGGAAGGCCGCGTCTTCCTGTCCGTCCTGCGCGCCTCGCTCGAGAAGAACCCGCAGAAGTGGACCCGGATCGGCTCGCGCCTGCTCGGCGTGACCGAGGAGACCACCACCGGCGTCCACCGCCTCTACCAGCTCGCCGAGCAGGGCAAGCTGCTGTTCCCGGCGATCAACGTCAACGACTCCGTGACCAAGAGCAAGTTCGACAACAAGTACGGCATCCGCCACTCGCTGCCGGACGGCATCAACCGCGCCACGGACGTGCTCATGGGCGGCAAGGTCGCCGTCGTCTGCGGCTACGGCGATGTGGGCAAGGGCGCGGCGGAGGCCTTCCGCGGCCAGGGATCGCGGGTGATTGTCACCGAAATCGACCCGATCTGCGCCCTGCAGGCCGCCATGGACGGCTACCAGGTGGCGAAACTGGAGAACGTGCTGGCCGAGGGCCACATCTTCATCACCACCACCGGCAACAAGGATGTCATCATGGCCGAACACATGGCCGGGATGCGCGACAAGGCAATCGTGGGCAACATCGGCCACTTCGACAACGAGATCGACATGGCCGGGCTGGCGCGGATCCCGGGCATCAAGAAGGTCGAGATCAAGCCCCAGGTGCATGAGTGGGTCTTCGAGGCCGATCCCGCCACTGGCAAGGACAGCCGCTCCATCATCGTGCTGTCCGAGGGACGGCTGCTGAACCTCGGCAACGCCACCGGCCACCCCTCCTTCGTGATGAGCAACTCCTTCGCCAACCAGACCATCGCGCAGATCGAACTGTTCACCAAGGCGGCCCAGCCGGAGGGGGAGCGCGAGTACGAAAAGCAGGTCTACGTGCTGCCCAAGATCCTCGACGAGAAGGTGGCCCGGCTGCACTTGGACGCTCTCGGCGCTGAGCTCACCGAGCTGACCAAGGAACAGGCCGAGTACCTGGACCTTGACGCCGCAGGCCCCTACAAGCCGGAGCACTACCGCTACTAG
- a CDS encoding Ig-like domain-containing protein: protein MAPKSWSAGRKAAVLAAVCALAAGGGVFAAAGPLAHPSFASESASPERSTQGLAFPVVPPVQLTAAPADAATQVNPAAPVTLKVVNGRIERASLTSASGDGVEGTLSADGSSWAAAGPLKFNTRYTCTYSIVDGVGRSTSTTRSFTTVSTANEADAAIYPLDGMKVGVAQPLQITFSEPVLNRDAVEKAIKITSSSGQVGDFHWFSNTMVRYRPENFWAANSTITMDMKLFGVDLGKGQIGNFNKKVTVHIGDKKVAVADATAHTFKAFINDKQVGEWPATMGDTRFPSARGYLVLMEKYRVEHMSAASIGLKPGDPAYYGELDVNFATRLTPSGEFIHQATDSALPFIGQANLSHGCIGLGPDGAQWVFDNMTAGDVVNVVNTDGDYAANDDGYGDWNIPWAQYAN, encoded by the coding sequence ATCGCCCCGAAAAGCTGGAGCGCCGGCCGGAAGGCCGCCGTGCTGGCTGCGGTGTGCGCCCTGGCAGCCGGCGGCGGCGTCTTCGCCGCGGCCGGTCCGCTGGCCCACCCGTCCTTTGCCTCCGAGTCCGCCTCGCCCGAGCGTTCCACGCAGGGCCTGGCCTTCCCGGTGGTGCCGCCGGTCCAGCTGACCGCCGCCCCCGCGGACGCGGCCACGCAGGTCAACCCCGCCGCCCCGGTGACCTTGAAGGTGGTTAACGGACGGATCGAACGGGCGTCGCTCACCAGCGCCTCCGGCGACGGCGTGGAGGGAACGCTCAGCGCTGACGGTTCCAGTTGGGCCGCCGCCGGGCCGCTGAAATTCAACACCCGCTACACCTGCACGTACTCGATCGTGGACGGCGTCGGGCGCAGCACGAGCACCACACGCAGCTTCACCACGGTCTCGACCGCCAACGAAGCCGACGCCGCGATCTACCCGCTGGATGGCATGAAGGTCGGAGTGGCGCAGCCGCTGCAGATCACCTTCAGCGAGCCGGTGCTGAACCGTGACGCCGTCGAAAAGGCGATCAAGATCACCTCCAGCTCCGGCCAGGTGGGCGACTTCCACTGGTTCAGCAACACCATGGTCCGGTACCGCCCGGAGAATTTCTGGGCCGCCAACAGCACCATCACGATGGATATGAAGCTGTTCGGCGTCGATCTCGGCAAGGGGCAGATCGGCAACTTCAACAAGAAGGTGACCGTGCACATCGGCGACAAGAAGGTCGCCGTCGCCGACGCCACTGCACACACGTTCAAAGCCTTCATCAACGACAAGCAGGTGGGCGAGTGGCCCGCTACCATGGGCGACACCAGGTTCCCGTCCGCCCGGGGCTACCTGGTCCTGATGGAGAAGTACCGGGTGGAGCACATGAGCGCGGCCTCGATCGGCCTCAAGCCCGGCGACCCGGCCTACTACGGGGAACTGGACGTCAATTTCGCCACCCGGCTGACCCCCAGCGGGGAGTTCATCCACCAGGCCACGGACTCCGCGCTGCCCTTCATCGGCCAGGCCAACCTCTCGCACGGCTGCATCGGCCTCGGCCCGGACGGCGCCCAGTGGGTCTTCGACAACATGACCGCCGGCGACGTCGTCAACGTGGTCAACACCGACGGCGACTACGCAGCGAACGACGACGGCTACGGGGACTGGAACATCCCTTGGGCGCAGTACGCGAACTGA
- a CDS encoding Ig-like domain-containing protein translates to MAELSARNTRGGSGTGRNSGRNTGRRTGKILAVAGVCLAVGAGGIGAATSPVWADGALPSESAAPMRNVAGLAAPVVKAVELGVTPTDGAKGVNPASLPSVKAVNGVVKDVLLVPDTGGNPVPGTTSPNGSTWTAEEPLDFDTRYTYSFTIVDQAGRETKKAQTFTTVAKANEADAAIYPRGGTTVGAGQPIEIVFSEPVLNKAAMEKAVTVTASSGQAVAWRWYSDRRVRLRPEAFWAANSQVTVDLKLFGVDFGNKMIGNSDTKVSFTVGERRLAVVDDLTKTMKVYFDGQLVRTAPVTLGDADWLSPTGYAVIMEQERSSKFNAGSIGLKPGDKGYYPPLTVEYANRLTSSGVYVHQALESAWGAVGKFNVSHGCVGLLPADAAWFFTNMKTGDVVQTLNTGAPAVEPLEGFGDWNIPWAQYAKR, encoded by the coding sequence ATGGCGGAATTGAGCGCCCGGAACACCCGGGGCGGCAGTGGCACCGGACGAAACAGCGGACGAAACACCGGACGAAGGACCGGGAAGATACTGGCCGTCGCCGGGGTCTGCCTCGCAGTGGGCGCGGGCGGGATCGGCGCCGCCACCAGCCCGGTCTGGGCCGACGGCGCCCTGCCCTCGGAGTCGGCTGCGCCGATGCGCAACGTCGCGGGCTTGGCCGCCCCGGTTGTGAAGGCGGTCGAACTCGGGGTGACGCCCACCGATGGCGCCAAGGGCGTCAACCCGGCCTCCCTCCCGTCGGTCAAGGCCGTCAACGGGGTGGTCAAGGACGTGCTGCTGGTGCCCGACACCGGCGGTAACCCCGTCCCCGGGACCACGAGCCCGAACGGCTCGACCTGGACCGCAGAGGAGCCCCTGGACTTCGACACCAGGTACACGTACAGCTTCACCATTGTTGACCAGGCCGGACGCGAGACGAAGAAGGCCCAGACCTTCACCACCGTCGCCAAGGCCAACGAGGCGGATGCCGCCATCTACCCGCGGGGCGGCACCACCGTCGGCGCGGGCCAGCCCATCGAGATCGTCTTCAGCGAGCCGGTGCTGAACAAGGCGGCAATGGAAAAGGCCGTCACCGTCACGGCGTCGTCCGGCCAGGCCGTGGCGTGGCGCTGGTATTCGGACCGCCGTGTCCGGCTCCGGCCTGAAGCGTTCTGGGCCGCCAACTCCCAGGTCACCGTGGACCTGAAGCTCTTCGGAGTCGATTTCGGCAACAAAATGATCGGCAACTCCGACACCAAGGTCTCCTTCACGGTGGGTGAACGCCGCCTCGCCGTCGTCGATGACCTCACCAAGACCATGAAGGTCTACTTCGACGGACAACTCGTCAGGACCGCGCCGGTAACGCTGGGAGACGCCGACTGGCTCTCGCCCACCGGCTACGCCGTGATCATGGAGCAGGAACGCAGTTCCAAATTCAACGCCGGCAGCATCGGCCTGAAGCCCGGGGACAAGGGCTACTATCCGCCGCTGACCGTGGAGTACGCCAACCGCCTCACCAGCTCCGGGGTGTATGTCCACCAGGCCCTCGAATCGGCGTGGGGCGCGGTGGGCAAATTCAACGTCTCGCACGGCTGCGTCGGGCTGCTCCCCGCGGACGCCGCCTGGTTCTTCACCAACATGAAGACCGGTGACGTGGTGCAGACCCTCAATACCGGCGCCCCGGCCGTGGAACCGCTGGAAGGCTTCGGCGACTGGAACATCCCCTGGGCCCAGTACGCCAAACGCTGA
- a CDS encoding RDD family protein translates to MSSIITGEAVVLELRPASFAARALGLLLDVLVHAVVLWGLVSVVGAAAPDLDRAVLGALITVAVVFCFVVLPVTVETLSRGLSLGKLATGLRIVRDDGGSIRFRHALIRGLIGFLEIYATLGALAVAVALFNGRSKRLGDLVAGTYALRRRVPAEAPVLHQVPFQLQPWVSLADIGRIPDAAARRASLFLRQSGRMSPASRVVMAESLATELAAHVAPPPPAGTGPEDYLAAVLGERSRRELDRLHLTRERSARLGARLGRLPHERGR, encoded by the coding sequence TTGAGTTCCATCATCACAGGCGAGGCCGTCGTGCTTGAACTGCGCCCGGCGTCGTTTGCAGCCCGGGCGCTGGGGCTGCTGCTGGATGTCCTGGTGCACGCCGTCGTGCTCTGGGGCCTCGTCTCGGTGGTGGGCGCCGCAGCCCCGGACCTGGACCGCGCCGTCCTGGGCGCCTTGATCACCGTGGCCGTGGTGTTCTGCTTCGTAGTGCTGCCGGTCACGGTGGAGACCCTCAGCCGCGGGCTGTCATTGGGCAAACTCGCCACCGGCCTGCGGATCGTGCGCGACGACGGCGGTTCCATCCGCTTCCGGCACGCCCTGATCCGGGGGCTGATCGGGTTCCTCGAAATTTACGCCACGCTGGGCGCCCTGGCGGTCGCCGTCGCGCTGTTCAACGGCAGGTCCAAGCGGCTCGGCGACCTCGTGGCCGGCACCTACGCGCTGCGGCGCCGGGTCCCGGCCGAGGCGCCTGTGCTGCACCAGGTGCCGTTCCAGCTGCAGCCCTGGGTGTCGCTCGCGGACATCGGCCGGATCCCGGACGCCGCGGCCCGCCGCGCCTCGCTTTTCCTCCGCCAGTCTGGGCGCATGTCCCCCGCTTCCAGGGTGGTCATGGCGGAGTCGCTTGCCACCGAGCTGGCGGCGCACGTCGCTCCCCCGCCGCCGGCCGGAACCGGACCGGAGGACTACCTGGCCGCCGTGCTGGGCGAACGGAGCCGGCGCGAACTGGACCGCCTGCATCTCACCCGGGAACGCAGCGCCCGCCTTGGCGCACGGCTGGGCCGGCTGCCCCACGAGCGCGGCCGCTGA
- a CDS encoding stage II sporulation protein M: MDIEAFSLVNGDKWARLHALAHQRRLDGAEADELLRLYQGASADLSLLRSVAPESGRSAALSAALAQARTRFTGARSNFMEDLAQFFVIALPAALYRIRWLTIACGLAFCLIAAAYALWIGNSPEALRALGSDAAVRRYVDHDFVNYYSENPAASFAGMVWTNNAWIAAQAVALGITGFWVPMILIGNAQGVGVAAGVFAATGKIDVFFSYILPHGLMELTAVFVASAAGLRIFWAMVAPGPRRRSQALALEGRSLITVALGLVLVLLVSGVVEGFVTPSDLPVWAKIAVGASVVAAYWGYVLRYGGRAHRAGASGDLGSADAGYTEIAA, translated from the coding sequence GTGGACATCGAGGCGTTCTCCCTGGTGAACGGGGACAAGTGGGCGCGACTACACGCCCTGGCGCACCAGCGCAGGCTCGACGGGGCCGAAGCCGACGAACTGCTCCGGCTCTATCAGGGCGCCTCCGCCGACCTCTCGCTGCTGCGCTCCGTGGCGCCCGAGAGTGGTCGGTCCGCGGCGCTGTCGGCGGCCCTTGCCCAGGCCCGCACACGGTTCACCGGTGCTCGATCGAACTTCATGGAGGACCTCGCCCAGTTCTTCGTCATCGCCCTGCCCGCCGCCCTGTACCGCATCCGCTGGTTGACGATCGCGTGCGGGCTCGCCTTTTGCCTGATCGCCGCGGCGTATGCGCTTTGGATCGGCAACTCGCCGGAGGCCCTCCGCGCCCTGGGCTCGGATGCGGCGGTCCGCCGATACGTGGACCACGACTTCGTGAACTACTACTCCGAGAACCCTGCCGCGTCCTTCGCCGGAATGGTGTGGACCAACAATGCCTGGATCGCCGCGCAGGCCGTGGCCCTGGGCATCACCGGGTTCTGGGTCCCGATGATCCTGATCGGCAATGCCCAGGGCGTCGGCGTCGCCGCCGGAGTCTTCGCCGCGACCGGCAAGATCGACGTGTTCTTCAGCTACATTCTCCCGCACGGCCTGATGGAGTTGACGGCTGTCTTCGTGGCCAGCGCGGCCGGGCTGCGGATCTTCTGGGCCATGGTGGCGCCCGGGCCGCGCCGCCGTTCGCAGGCGCTCGCGCTCGAGGGCCGCTCGCTGATCACGGTGGCCCTCGGACTCGTCCTGGTCCTGCTGGTTTCGGGTGTGGTGGAAGGCTTTGTGACGCCGAGCGATCTTCCGGTGTGGGCCAAAATTGCCGTCGGCGCCTCGGTGGTGGCGGCCTACTGGGGCTACGTGCTCAGGTACGGCGGCCGGGCGCACCGGGCCGGTGCCAGCGGCGACCTTGGCAGCGCGGACGCCGGGTACACCGAAATTGCCGCCTGA
- a CDS encoding TIGR01906 family membrane protein → MTEQSPTPPNRQDPPLDPAEDADEPAFEWMKPAAAGQRADSTAGAGRGAATPDAGDASGAPAAGERQGRRAERKAAAEGTGPAGTGPAEGTGSAAGTGLAASTEASGRRSTDEGFHESLPTSALQVRPPREEVERRNAEREHAANAKPVAPRVMQVLLAVCYPVILLVLAVRAVTSPLFLWVEYNRPGFPGDGYGFSTDDRMTYGSYAVDYLSNWSGPRYLGELVNRAGEKLFKDGEVSHMADVKLVILSAFGAGALLALFGLVAILYLRRRSTGGVRRGLFAGSIATLVIIIGLGVLAALGWEQFFTEFHRVFFANGTWTFSLQDTLIRLFPGQFWVDSGIVIGALVLLAALLTLVLTWPTRKRRGLPPRAAARESESGEDEAGAVDPAELKGRRFKRRNGRTETPAGHDADTGRDTGAVRDTGAVHNADGGDAPAADRGGAPAARDRTS, encoded by the coding sequence GTGACTGAACAGAGTCCCACCCCTCCGAATCGGCAGGATCCGCCCCTGGATCCGGCCGAGGACGCCGACGAGCCCGCCTTCGAGTGGATGAAGCCGGCGGCAGCGGGCCAGCGGGCCGACAGCACCGCCGGCGCCGGCCGGGGCGCCGCGACGCCTGACGCCGGCGATGCGTCCGGAGCCCCCGCCGCCGGCGAACGCCAGGGCCGCCGCGCCGAGCGGAAGGCCGCAGCCGAAGGCACGGGCCCCGCCGGCACGGGCCCCGCCGAAGGCACAGGCTCTGCCGCGGGCACGGGCCTGGCCGCCTCCACCGAGGCAAGCGGCCGCCGGTCCACGGACGAAGGCTTCCACGAGTCGCTGCCCACTTCCGCGCTGCAGGTCCGGCCGCCCCGGGAAGAGGTGGAGCGCCGCAACGCCGAACGCGAGCACGCCGCCAACGCGAAGCCGGTGGCCCCCCGGGTCATGCAGGTCCTGCTCGCGGTCTGCTACCCGGTCATCCTGCTGGTCCTGGCCGTGCGTGCCGTGACCAGCCCCCTGTTCCTCTGGGTGGAGTACAACCGTCCGGGCTTCCCGGGCGACGGCTACGGCTTCAGCACCGACGACCGGATGACCTACGGGTCCTACGCCGTGGATTACCTGAGCAACTGGTCCGGCCCGCGCTATCTCGGCGAGCTCGTCAACCGTGCCGGGGAGAAGCTGTTCAAGGACGGCGAAGTCAGCCACATGGCCGACGTCAAGCTCGTTATCCTCTCCGCGTTCGGGGCGGGCGCCCTGCTTGCCCTGTTCGGCCTGGTCGCCATCCTCTACCTGCGCCGCCGCAGCACCGGAGGCGTCCGCCGCGGCCTGTTCGCCGGTTCCATCGCCACCCTGGTGATCATCATTGGCCTGGGCGTGCTCGCGGCGTTGGGCTGGGAGCAGTTCTTCACCGAGTTCCACCGCGTCTTCTTCGCCAACGGAACCTGGACGTTCTCGCTGCAGGACACCCTGATCCGGCTGTTCCCGGGTCAGTTCTGGGTGGACTCCGGCATTGTGATCGGCGCCCTGGTGCTGCTGGCTGCCCTGCTCACCCTGGTCCTCACCTGGCCCACCCGCAAACGCCGCGGGCTGCCGCCGCGGGCCGCCGCCCGGGAGAGCGAATCCGGCGAGGACGAGGCCGGCGCCGTGGACCCCGCTGAGCTCAAGGGCCGCCGCTTCAAGCGACGGAACGGCCGGACAGAAACCCCGGCCGGCCACGACGCGGACACCGGACGGGACACCGGCGCCGTCCGCGACACCGGTGCGGTTCACAACGCCGACGGCGGCGATGCGCCCGCCGCAGACCGCGGCGGGGCACCGGCGGCCCGCGACAGGACGTCCTAG
- a CDS encoding long-chain fatty acid--CoA ligase: MREASTGLLVELDPESNVTDLLLEQHAKDPVHALYSRKGPSGWTDIPAQQFLDQIRALAKGLIAGGLAPGETVAVMSATRYEWTVVDFAIWFAGGVTVPVYETSSASQVEWILHDSGARRVFVENQEKAALVQGVLDGSGLLGDRLLGVVRMDYDGAAPNLASLAAAGSGVSDAELERQRSAAGLADVASLVYTSGTTGRPKGCEITHGNFALVAKNIVLFLPEILLQPHTRTLMFLPLAHVLARAVQVICLSAGTTLGHTSNAKELLEDLGTFKPTFLLVVPRIFEKVYAGAAHKAALAGKDRLFETAAAVAVEYSKALDAAARGAGAGPGWVLRAKHGVFDRLLYPKLRQAFGGRLGYTVSGASPLSDHDAHFFRGAGIPVLEGYGLTETTAPCTANTPTRTRVGTVGIPVPGTTIRIADDGEILVKGIGVFKGYHANEAANAEAFVDGFFRTGDLGSLDADGFLTITGRKKDLLVTAGGKNVAPGPLEEKIREHQLVAQAVVVGDGRPFVSALVNLDPEGLENWCAAQRVPAMGTAEAAVSEQVRAAIQAAVDEANTLVSKAESIRAFVVLDADFTVESGHLTPSLKLKRSAVVRDFEAQINRIYG; encoded by the coding sequence GTGAGAGAAGCTAGCACCGGGCTGCTCGTTGAGCTGGACCCGGAAAGCAATGTGACGGACCTGCTGCTCGAGCAGCACGCCAAGGACCCCGTGCACGCGCTCTACTCCCGCAAGGGGCCCTCCGGCTGGACCGACATCCCGGCCCAGCAGTTCCTGGACCAGATCCGGGCCCTCGCCAAGGGCCTGATCGCCGGCGGCCTGGCCCCGGGTGAGACGGTGGCCGTCATGTCCGCCACCCGCTACGAGTGGACCGTCGTGGACTTCGCCATCTGGTTCGCCGGCGGCGTCACGGTCCCCGTTTACGAAACCTCCTCCGCCAGCCAGGTCGAATGGATCCTGCACGACTCCGGCGCCCGGCGCGTCTTCGTTGAAAACCAGGAGAAGGCCGCCCTGGTCCAAGGCGTCCTGGACGGCTCGGGCCTGCTGGGCGACCGGCTGCTCGGCGTCGTCCGGATGGACTACGACGGCGCCGCGCCGAACCTCGCCAGCCTCGCCGCCGCCGGCTCGGGCGTCAGCGACGCCGAGCTGGAGCGGCAGCGCTCCGCGGCCGGCCTCGCCGACGTCGCCTCACTCGTCTACACCTCGGGCACCACGGGCCGGCCCAAGGGCTGCGAAATCACCCACGGCAACTTCGCCCTCGTGGCCAAGAACATCGTCCTGTTCCTGCCCGAAATCCTGCTGCAGCCCCACACCCGGACGCTGATGTTCCTCCCGCTGGCCCACGTCCTCGCCCGAGCCGTCCAGGTGATTTGCCTCAGCGCAGGCACCACGCTGGGCCACACCTCCAACGCCAAGGAACTCCTGGAGGACCTCGGCACGTTCAAGCCGACCTTCCTGCTCGTGGTGCCCCGGATCTTCGAAAAGGTCTACGCCGGCGCCGCGCACAAGGCCGCGCTGGCCGGCAAGGACCGGCTCTTCGAGACGGCTGCCGCCGTCGCCGTCGAATATTCCAAAGCGCTCGACGCCGCCGCCCGCGGTGCCGGCGCCGGCCCCGGCTGGGTCCTGCGCGCCAAGCACGGCGTCTTCGACCGGTTGCTGTACCCGAAGCTGCGGCAGGCGTTCGGCGGCCGCCTGGGGTACACGGTCTCCGGGGCGAGTCCGCTGAGTGACCACGACGCGCACTTCTTCCGAGGCGCCGGCATCCCCGTGCTCGAAGGCTATGGTCTGACCGAAACGACGGCGCCCTGCACGGCCAACACCCCCACCCGCACCCGGGTGGGGACCGTGGGGATCCCCGTGCCGGGCACCACCATCAGGATCGCCGACGACGGCGAGATCCTGGTCAAGGGCATCGGTGTCTTCAAGGGCTACCACGCAAACGAGGCGGCCAACGCCGAGGCGTTCGTCGACGGATTCTTCCGCACCGGCGACCTGGGTTCCCTGGACGCGGACGGCTTCCTGACCATCACGGGGCGCAAGAAGGACCTGCTGGTCACCGCGGGCGGCAAAAACGTCGCCCCGGGGCCGCTGGAGGAGAAGATCCGCGAACACCAGCTGGTGGCGCAGGCCGTAGTGGTCGGTGACGGGCGGCCGTTTGTCTCCGCCCTGGTCAACCTGGACCCGGAAGGCCTGGAGAACTGGTGCGCGGCGCAGCGGGTTCCCGCCATGGGGACAGCGGAAGCGGCAGTCAGCGAGCAGGTCCGTGCCGCCATCCAGGCCGCCGTCGACGAGGCCAACACGCTGGTGTCCAAGGCGGAGTCGATCCGTGCCTTCGTGGTCCTGGATGCCGACTTCACGGTCGAGTCCGGGCACCTGACGCCGTCCCTGAAGCTCAAGCGCTCCGCCGTCGTGCGCGACTTCGAGGCGCAGATCAACCGGATCTACGGCTAG
- a CDS encoding dolichyl-phosphate-mannose--protein mannosyltransferase codes for MGNVTQTPMRPAEAGSAASAPDDASPDRTRHAGSPGPAGTPRNLEGHRWISRPDDAFTVEALTQRLIGNIRSWRDYPASLRLWFWLIPALTAVLGGILRFVRLDDPHNLVFDETYYVKDGYSFLVSGYERAWPDKANDAFIAGNPGVLLESPEYVVHPPVGKWMIAAGMWLFGPESSFGWRFGAALTGTLSIFLLALIAQKMFRSLTLGAVAGVLLAVDGHHLVMSRTSLLDIFLMFWVLAAFGALLMDRDDGRRRLAARLGRQAAASPGGVPSRLQLAAGPWLGIRWWRLAAGVCLGLAVGTKWSALFFMAGFGLLTVLWDLSARRIAGVHGWITGGILKDGIPAFLSIVPVAALVYTATWTGWFRSSNAYFRHWAETNPSAEWGWLPDSLRSLAHYHLEAYKFHQGLTADHPYEASAWSWLVLGRPTSFFYESPKQGTDGCELPSCTSAILSVGNPLIWWSAAICLVVLLFWWAGRRDWRAGAILAAVGAGYLPWFLYPERTMFFFYAVSFEPFLVLALTYCLGLVLGRRTDPLWRRRSGLFLVALFVVAAVLLSAFFYPVWTAELISYQDWRLRMWMPSWI; via the coding sequence ATGGGCAACGTGACGCAGACCCCCATGCGGCCTGCCGAGGCCGGTTCAGCCGCATCGGCGCCCGACGATGCCAGCCCAGACCGTACCCGCCACGCCGGAAGTCCGGGGCCGGCCGGGACCCCCCGCAACCTTGAGGGCCACCGCTGGATCAGCCGGCCCGACGACGCATTCACCGTCGAAGCCCTCACGCAGCGGCTGATCGGCAACATCCGCAGCTGGCGGGACTACCCGGCCTCGCTGCGCCTGTGGTTCTGGCTCATCCCCGCACTGACCGCGGTGCTCGGCGGGATCCTGCGCTTCGTGCGGCTGGACGACCCGCACAACCTGGTCTTCGACGAAACCTACTACGTCAAGGACGGCTATTCGTTCCTGGTCAGCGGTTACGAGCGGGCGTGGCCGGACAAGGCCAACGACGCCTTCATCGCGGGCAACCCCGGCGTGCTGCTGGAGAGTCCGGAGTACGTGGTCCATCCGCCGGTAGGCAAGTGGATGATCGCCGCCGGCATGTGGCTGTTCGGGCCGGAGAGCTCGTTCGGCTGGCGTTTCGGCGCCGCCCTGACCGGCACCCTGTCCATTTTCCTGCTTGCCCTCATCGCGCAGAAGATGTTCCGCTCGCTCACCCTGGGCGCGGTGGCCGGCGTGCTGCTGGCGGTCGACGGCCACCACCTCGTGATGTCCCGCACCTCGCTGCTGGACATCTTCCTGATGTTCTGGGTCCTTGCCGCCTTCGGCGCGCTGCTGATGGACCGCGACGACGGCCGGCGCCGGCTCGCGGCGCGGCTCGGCCGGCAGGCCGCGGCCTCCCCCGGCGGGGTGCCCTCCCGGTTGCAGCTCGCCGCCGGCCCGTGGCTGGGAATCCGCTGGTGGCGTCTGGCTGCCGGTGTCTGCCTGGGCCTGGCCGTCGGCACCAAATGGTCCGCCCTGTTCTTTATGGCCGGCTTCGGGCTGCTGACGGTCCTCTGGGACCTCAGCGCCCGCCGGATCGCGGGCGTCCACGGCTGGATCACCGGGGGCATCCTCAAAGACGGCATCCCCGCCTTCCTCAGCATCGTCCCCGTCGCGGCCCTGGTCTACACGGCCACCTGGACCGGCTGGTTCCGCTCCAGCAACGCGTACTTCCGTCACTGGGCCGAGACCAACCCTTCGGCGGAGTGGGGCTGGCTTCCGGATTCGCTCCGCTCGCTGGCGCACTACCACCTGGAGGCGTACAAGTTCCACCAGGGCCTGACCGCGGACCACCCGTACGAGGCGAGCGCCTGGAGCTGGCTGGTGCTGGGCCGGCCGACGTCGTTCTTCTACGAGTCGCCCAAGCAGGGAACGGACGGCTGTGAACTGCCCAGCTGCACCTCTGCCATCCTCTCGGTCGGCAATCCGCTGATCTGGTGGAGCGCGGCCATTTGCCTCGTGGTGCTGCTGTTCTGGTGGGCCGGCCGCCGCGACTGGCGTGCCGGGGCCATCCTGGCCGCAGTGGGCGCCGGCTACCTGCCCTGGTTCCTGTACCCCGAACGCACCATGTTCTTCTTCTATGCGGTGTCCTTCGAACCGTTCCTGGTGCTGGCACTCACCTATTGCCTGGGACTGGTGCTGGGCCGGCGCACGGACCCGCTCTGGCGGCGCCGCTCCGGCCTGTTCCTCGTGGCGCTGTTCGTCGTGGCCGCCGTGCTGCTCTCGGCATTCTTCTACCCGGTGTGGACCGCGGAGCTGATTTCCTACCAGGACTGGCGGTTACGCATGTGGATGCCGTCCTGGATCTAG